The Paenibacillus yonginensis genome segment GGAAACTTAAACATTGGCTTGCCGCGAACAAAGCGGCCCAAGGCGGACTGCTTGCCGCTTTTATCCTGGTTACGGCAGGGGCTGTTTATGGGATGGATAAGTCGGTGGTCGCTTTCCTGCTGCTGCTGGCTTCGCTGCTGCTGCTCTATTTCACTTCCTTCAGCAATAAAATCAAATGGATGGCGGCCGGGCTGCTGCTGATTATCATCATTCCTTTCGCCACCTCCGGCGGGTCGTCTTATGAGGCTTATATGGAAGTGGCTTCCCAATGCGGCATTTATGTGGCAATGGCACTTGGACTCAATATTGTCGTCGGTTTTGCCGGGCTGCTGGATATGGGTTTTGTCGCTTTTTTTGCAGTGGGTGCTTATACGTACGGGATCTTTGCCACCGGGCAGGCCAACAACTTCATATCCGGAGATATGTTCCCGCTATCAGGCGGTTATTTCTGGATATTTATTCTGCTTGGAGGTTTTATGGCGGGGATCTTCGGAATTTTGCTCGGTCTCCCGGTACTCCGGGTCAAAGGCGATTATTTGGCTATCGTCACCTTGGGATTTGGAGAAATCATTAGAATCATCTTCAATAATCTGGAGAAGCCGGTCAATATTACAAACGGGGCGATGGGGCTGTCGTCTATCCAGCCTCCAAACCTGTTCGGGTTCCAATTTACTTTCCCGCATCAATTTTATTTCATCGTGCTGCTGATATTGGGCGTCGTGATCTTTGCCGTGCGCAGGCTGGAATATTCCCGGCTCGGACGGTCCTGGAAAGCGGTGCGCGAGAATGAAATCGCCGCCCAGTCCATGGGGATTCCGCTGATCCGCACCAAGCTGACGGCTTTTGCGATCGGGGCTTCTTTCTCTGGCATGATGGGCGTTGTCTTTGCGGCCAAACAAACGTTTATTGACCCTACCAGCTTTACGCTTATTGAATCGACAACGATACT includes the following:
- a CDS encoding branched-chain amino acid ABC transporter permease — encoded protein: MGNMGKLKHWLAANKAAQGGLLAAFILVTAGAVYGMDKSVVAFLLLLASLLLLYFTSFSNKIKWMAAGLLLIIIIPFATSGGSSYEAYMEVASQCGIYVAMALGLNIVVGFAGLLDMGFVAFFAVGAYTYGIFATGQANNFISGDMFPLSGGYFWIFILLGGFMAGIFGILLGLPVLRVKGDYLAIVTLGFGEIIRIIFNNLEKPVNITNGAMGLSSIQPPNLFGFQFTFPHQFYFIVLLILGVVIFAVRRLEYSRLGRSWKAVRENEIAAQSMGIPLIRTKLTAFAIGASFSGMMGVVFAAKQTFIDPTSFTLIESTTILVMVVLGGMGSVPGVILGASLVTILNLQVLTELTNWLNQLSSRGVIQVPDALSPSKMQRLIFGLILILVAVFRPNGLIRAKNRKVQLDQTDRSVKPNPISGQASGASSVNE